One Acinetobacter colistiniresistens DNA segment encodes these proteins:
- a CDS encoding inovirus Gp2 family protein: MNTSIPTLNESKVLVEIEKFIISMSYESYTEQGFKDGLMEFIPQFKAIYKSHLKYAQGIETFHFLMKAIDEMLNGQPISAVKHLTHRQIALLLERLREGKLNIALEIIQLKAQEKRNQRSLREYLQKLTQHYSKLLFIRIDLSVELKHQHTVDIEQFNAYLRTFINRVQNQDTCFKGLQGYAWALEHGEQKGYHCHLLLIYDGHKHQKDFGMAIQVGQCWSEITANQGYYFISNSPEYKEQLLRKGKLGIGMIHRSRPEQIQNAINAAMYLVNPEKDNQHLRARIKDMRSFGKGQYELNKRRGTI; encoded by the coding sequence ATGAATACATCTATTCCTACTCTTAATGAATCTAAAGTATTAGTTGAGATAGAAAAATTCATTATCTCTATGTCGTATGAGAGCTATACTGAGCAAGGTTTTAAAGATGGTTTAATGGAGTTCATTCCTCAATTTAAGGCAATTTATAAATCTCACTTAAAATATGCTCAAGGTATTGAGACCTTTCATTTTTTGATGAAAGCTATTGATGAAATGTTGAATGGTCAACCTATCTCTGCTGTAAAGCATCTTACTCATAGACAAATAGCTTTATTGTTAGAGCGTTTAAGAGAGGGTAAGTTGAATATTGCACTTGAGATCATCCAATTAAAGGCTCAAGAAAAACGTAATCAGCGTAGTCTTCGCGAGTATCTACAAAAACTAACTCAGCATTACTCCAAACTATTATTTATTCGTATAGATTTGAGTGTTGAGCTCAAACATCAGCATACTGTAGATATTGAGCAATTTAATGCCTATCTACGCACTTTTATAAATAGAGTGCAAAACCAAGATACTTGCTTTAAAGGTCTACAAGGTTACGCATGGGCTTTAGAGCATGGGGAGCAGAAGGGTTATCACTGTCATCTTCTACTAATCTATGATGGGCATAAACATCAAAAAGACTTCGGAATGGCAATACAGGTTGGGCAGTGTTGGAGTGAGATTACGGCTAACCAAGGTTATTACTTTATTTCTAACTCCCCTGAGTACAAGGAGCAACTTCTACGGAAGGGTAAGTTGGGTATTGGTATGATTCATAGGAGTAGACCTGAACAAATTCAGAACGCAATCAATGCAGCTATGTATTTGGTGAATCCTGAGAAAGATAACCAACATCTTCGCGCAAGAATTAAGGATATGCGTAGCTTTGGCAAAGGACAGTACGAGCTTAATAAGCGTAGAGGGACTATTTAA
- a CDS encoding IS3 family transposase (programmed frameshift), producing the protein MKKPNYTPEIRERAVQLLIESEKDYPSNWAAVSAIAPKIGCTPETLRVWYQKYLDQQNPAKVQQVSDQEKMKQMEREIKELKRANEILRKAAGFFRPGGARPPTQIMVDFIHNNKALYGVEAICRILPIAASTYYRALDFVDNPEHRAKRALHDLHHAEQIKRIWKESSGRYGVRKVWQKLKREGYVIARCTVARLMQKLGIQGVWRGKNKQTTRSRDDQKRADDLVKRNFSADRPDQLWVSDFTYIQTHSGWVYTAFIIDVFSRAIVGWKVSTRMNTDMVLDALEQALHDRGMPKNVIHHSDRGVQYLSIRYTNRLDAANLRASVGTTGDSYDNALAETVNGLYKTEVIEYLKADWQGLADVQLATLNWVDWFNKKRVHSALGYVSPFEFEAMYYDKINPLGQVA; encoded by the exons ATGAAAAAACCAAACTATACCCCCGAAATTAGAGAAAGAGCGGTTCAATTACTAATTGAATCTGAAAAAGATTATCCATCGAATTGGGCAGCAGTTTCCGCAATTGCTCCTAAAATTGGCTGTACTCCTGAAACACTTCGTGTTTGGTATCAAAAATACTTAGATCAACAAAATCCCGCCAAAGTACAACAGGTATCTGACCAAGAAAAAATGAAGCAAATGGAACGTGAAATTAAAGAATTAAAACGTGCCAATGAAATTCTACGTAAAGCAGCCG GCTTTTTTCGCCCAGGCGGAGCTCGACCGCCCACACAAATAATGGTGGATTTTATCCATAACAATAAGGCGTTATATGGTGTTGAAGCGATTTGTAGAATTTTACCGATTGCAGCTTCGACCTATTATCGGGCTTTAGATTTCGTTGATAACCCAGAACATCGAGCGAAACGTGCTCTGCATGATTTACATCATGCAGAGCAAATCAAACGTATTTGGAAAGAAAGTTCAGGTCGATATGGTGTACGTAAAGTTTGGCAAAAATTGAAACGTGAGGGTTATGTTATTGCACGTTGTACAGTTGCTCGATTGATGCAAAAGCTAGGTATACAAGGTGTTTGGCGTGGTAAGAATAAACAAACCACCCGTAGCCGAGATGATCAAAAACGAGCAGATGATTTAGTGAAACGGAATTTTAGTGCTGATCGACCTGACCAATTATGGGTCAGTGACTTTACGTATATTCAAACACATTCAGGCTGGGTCTATACCGCCTTTATTATTGATGTGTTCTCACGAGCAATTGTTGGATGGAAAGTATCTACACGGATGAATACAGATATGGTGCTCGATGCATTGGAGCAAGCATTGCACGATCGAGGCATGCCAAAGAATGTGATTCATCATTCCGATAGAGGTGTTCAATATCTTTCTATTCGCTATACCAATCGTTTAGATGCTGCAAATTTACGAGCATCAGTCGGTACGACAGGTGATTCATACGATAATGCTCTGGCTGAAACGGTGAATGGCTTATACAAAACAGAGGTGATTGAATATTTAAAAGCAGATTGGCAAGGTTTAGCAGATGTACAACTTGCGACACTAAACTGGGTAGATTGGTTCAATAAAAAGCGTGTACACAGTGCACTGGGTTATGTATCGCCTTTTGAGTTTGAAGCAATGTACTATGATAAGATTAACCCGTTAGGTCAGGTGGCCTAA
- a CDS encoding Mov34/MPN/PAD-1 family protein, with protein MKYNKMTFELPENLGFVEFSPEVLEHLEKYKQKSCFSREAGGQLFGSYNGHNTTKIIGITGPRPQDWRTRFGYVPNAKAEQAEIKENYKLGLHFLGDWHTHPQDIPFPSSTDENSMKKLVKESIHDFVGFLMIIVGRKTFPEGLYVSFHTATHSYKLKFIC; from the coding sequence ATGAAATACAATAAAATGACATTTGAATTACCTGAAAATTTAGGTTTTGTCGAGTTCTCACCAGAAGTTTTAGAACATTTAGAAAAATATAAGCAAAAATCCTGCTTTTCTAGAGAAGCAGGAGGCCAACTATTCGGTTCGTATAATGGTCACAATACAACTAAAATAATCGGTATTACAGGCCCTCGTCCGCAAGATTGGCGAACAAGATTCGGGTATGTACCTAATGCTAAAGCCGAGCAAGCAGAAATTAAAGAAAATTATAAGTTAGGTTTACATTTCTTAGGGGACTGGCATACACATCCACAAGATATCCCCTTTCCTTCATCTACAGATGAGAACTCAATGAAAAAGCTAGTCAAAGAAAGTATTCATGATTTCGTTGGTTTTCTCATGATCATAGTTGGAAGAAAAACATTTCCTGAAGGGTTATATGTTTCCTTCCACACTGCAACGCACTCTTATAAATTAAAGTTTATATGTTGA
- a CDS encoding E2/UBC family protein gives MLKSLQSSGSTFDSSKTLLWKWLQANANVVKTLATKVLSSYTGKIFICGWAISLQTSNQIFNFHILLDEYFPYSPIRIAYKDTDNFLKWPHVEPNGLLCLPLLNTIEIEANIHQCLLNAIELIERCQNDENYIKEEFSKEFLSYWDHSNKSIAIKSLLNINNRTARLTYIWTSKKYQLVGENIEQIESWLKNENIYFDISDIKVGVFGFLSTPPTPPFPKNPRALLKLLRNTSNEIIRVLSNIPFNEKALIVLGAQSPNGIGLIATELSAQSLNGFRRKKVYNQRINLLLRRKRGMLKNKDVQRLDAQWVHGRDQNGSLVYLENAKVLILGCGSLGSQVAMRLAQSGIGNLILIDPEILVPSNIGRHALGINSTNKYKSDELKLEIGKNTLISK, from the coding sequence ATGCTTAAATCGCTTCAAAGTTCTGGAAGTACGTTTGATTCATCCAAAACGCTGTTGTGGAAATGGTTACAGGCTAATGCTAATGTCGTTAAGACATTAGCAACTAAAGTACTTTCTTCTTACACAGGTAAGATTTTCATTTGTGGGTGGGCAATAAGTTTGCAAACCTCAAATCAAATATTCAATTTCCATATTTTATTAGATGAATACTTTCCTTACTCCCCTATCCGAATAGCATATAAAGATACGGATAATTTCTTAAAATGGCCTCATGTTGAACCTAATGGACTCTTGTGTTTACCTCTTTTAAATACAATTGAAATTGAAGCTAATATTCATCAATGTCTTCTAAACGCAATTGAGTTAATAGAACGATGCCAAAATGATGAAAATTATATAAAAGAAGAGTTTAGTAAAGAATTTTTATCTTACTGGGATCATTCGAATAAATCTATCGCGATTAAATCACTATTAAATATTAATAACCGTACCGCTCGTTTAACTTATATATGGACCTCTAAAAAATATCAATTGGTTGGAGAAAATATAGAACAGATAGAATCTTGGTTAAAAAATGAAAATATTTATTTTGATATTTCGGATATTAAAGTTGGAGTTTTTGGTTTCCTGAGCACGCCACCAACGCCACCGTTTCCTAAAAATCCAAGAGCCCTTTTAAAGCTATTACGTAATACTTCAAATGAGATTATTAGAGTTCTTTCAAACATTCCTTTTAATGAAAAAGCATTAATTGTATTAGGTGCTCAGTCACCTAATGGGATAGGCCTTATTGCAACAGAATTAAGTGCACAAAGTCTCAATGGCTTCAGAAGAAAGAAAGTATATAATCAAAGGATCAACCTATTATTACGAAGAAAAAGAGGAATGCTAAAGAATAAGGATGTTCAACGACTTGATGCACAATGGGTACATGGTAGGGATCAAAATGGAAGTCTAGTGTATCTTGAGAATGCAAAAGTATTAATCTTGGGGTGTGGCTCATTAGGATCACAGGTTGCTATGCGTCTTGCCCAGTCTGGTATTGGTAACTTAATTCTTATTGATCCTGAAATCTTAGTTCCTTCAAATATAGGTAGACATGCTTTAGGTATCAATTCAACAAATAAATATAAATCTGACGAATTAAAATTAGAAATAGGAAAAAATACCCTCATCTCAAAGTAG
- a CDS encoding NYN domain-containing protein yields MSETNNLKLAVLIDADNAQASVCENLLKEIARFGTAHIKRIYGDWTKPNLKSWKEELHKHAIQPVQQFSYTSGKNATDSALIIDAMDLLHQSHLDGFCLISSDSDFTRLATRIRENGLVVYGFGEKKTPNAFIVACDQFIFVENLTPKVEEVASTETEDLKQPKVPRKVALSKDKKLKDALKVAINASSKDSDWAALSGVGGYMIKSDPSFDPRSYGYEKLSALVENLNYLEIDKRKPNDSSQIYHMYIRLKVS; encoded by the coding sequence ATGTCTGAAACAAATAATTTAAAACTTGCAGTCTTGATCGATGCTGACAATGCTCAAGCTTCTGTTTGTGAAAACTTACTAAAAGAAATCGCTCGTTTTGGCACAGCCCACATCAAAAGAATCTATGGTGATTGGACTAAACCAAACTTAAAATCATGGAAAGAAGAATTACATAAACATGCAATTCAACCAGTCCAACAATTTAGCTATACGTCTGGGAAAAATGCAACCGACTCTGCTCTAATCATTGATGCAATGGACCTACTGCATCAGAGTCATTTAGATGGGTTCTGCTTGATCTCTTCAGATAGTGACTTTACAAGATTAGCAACAAGAATTCGAGAAAATGGATTAGTTGTATATGGGTTTGGAGAAAAAAAGACTCCGAATGCCTTCATTGTTGCATGTGATCAATTTATTTTTGTTGAAAATCTTACACCTAAAGTTGAAGAAGTAGCATCAACTGAAACAGAGGATCTGAAACAGCCCAAAGTGCCTAGAAAAGTTGCCTTATCTAAAGATAAAAAGTTAAAAGATGCACTAAAAGTTGCTATTAATGCTTCATCCAAAGATTCAGATTGGGCTGCTTTATCTGGAGTAGGTGGATATATGATTAAAAGTGACCCATCCTTCGATCCTCGTAGTTACGGTTATGAGAAACTAAGCGCATTAGTAGAAAATTTAAATTATCTGGAAATAGATAAACGTAAACCGAATGACTCATCTCAAATTTATCATATGTATATTCGACTTAAAGTTTCCTAA
- a CDS encoding transglycosylase SLT domain-containing protein: MHSNSSSGSRPSLNSLSSKRPFQALALGVAILPFNSLNAEKSHQYNTVVNTNVLTVVAVESPTTVFQEDKFLHGFGYDLTRKYAQSLNVKLDFKTVPDNATALKWVAQGKANIAMTTANLAAIENKQLVSFSASCGDQASLSKNGLNPQLNWVFKQADDPLTLTASGFICQSKQSGMTQQLASFYNRNVVKPESWSTIQRDLKQRLPIYKASFKQSASKYNLDWHLLAAIGYQESYLKPTSVSPTGVRGLMMLTNSTAQAMGVSNRSDPVQSIQGGAKYFDLMLDQFSNVPYPDRNWYALVAYNMGPGAVSQIQKRIRAQGKDPNQWVNLYDHLQRNQARNGRYKQAVQYVTRIRTYLEHLKTNNRVDV; encoded by the coding sequence ATGCACAGTAATTCAAGTTCTGGGTCGAGGCCTAGCCTTAACTCTTTATCTTCCAAACGACCTTTTCAAGCTTTGGCCTTAGGCGTTGCAATCCTGCCGTTCAATAGCTTGAATGCTGAGAAATCACATCAATACAATACCGTTGTGAACACAAATGTCCTAACCGTAGTTGCTGTTGAAAGCCCAACAACCGTCTTCCAGGAAGATAAATTCCTACATGGTTTTGGATACGATTTAACGCGCAAATATGCACAAAGCTTAAATGTAAAACTCGATTTCAAAACCGTTCCAGACAATGCCACAGCATTAAAGTGGGTTGCACAAGGTAAAGCAAACATTGCGATGACAACCGCCAATCTGGCTGCAATTGAAAATAAACAACTGGTTTCATTTTCGGCAAGTTGCGGTGATCAGGCAAGTTTGAGCAAAAATGGTTTAAACCCTCAATTGAATTGGGTATTTAAACAGGCCGATGATCCACTCACACTAACTGCCAGTGGTTTTATCTGTCAAAGTAAACAATCTGGTATGACACAGCAACTGGCCTCATTCTATAACCGAAATGTGGTTAAGCCTGAGTCTTGGTCAACTATTCAAAGAGATTTGAAGCAACGTTTACCAATTTACAAGGCCAGTTTCAAACAGAGTGCTTCTAAATACAATTTAGATTGGCACTTGCTTGCAGCCATTGGCTATCAAGAGTCCTATCTGAAACCGACTTCAGTTTCTCCCACTGGTGTCCGTGGTTTGATGATGTTGACCAATAGTACAGCACAAGCGATGGGAGTAAGTAATCGATCCGATCCTGTTCAAAGTATTCAAGGCGGTGCCAAATACTTTGATCTGATGTTAGATCAGTTTTCTAACGTACCTTATCCGGACCGTAACTGGTATGCATTGGTTGCCTACAATATGGGACCAGGTGCAGTCAGCCAGATTCAAAAAAGAATCCGTGCACAAGGTAAAGATCCGAACCAATGGGTTAACCTGTACGATCATTTACAGCGTAATCAAGCACGTAACGGTCGTTATAAGCAAGCTGTTCAATACGTTACCCGTATTCGTACCTATTTAGAGCATCTCAAAACCAACAACCGTGTAGATGTCTAA
- a CDS encoding SCP2 sterol-binding domain-containing protein, translating to MAAFLTDDWFATVEKLTAEAGDLNLPPALANLAINLVVTDAAGNTELALDAGKIQKGLSSNAKTTLNMDAETLRKVFLEFDMAAAMQAFMTGKIKVQGDMSQLMALQTAKPSQEQKDLFKKVLEQTA from the coding sequence ATGGCTGCATTTTTAACTGATGATTGGTTTGCAACTGTTGAAAAACTGACTGCTGAAGCTGGTGATTTAAACTTGCCACCTGCACTTGCGAATTTAGCGATTAACTTGGTTGTAACAGATGCAGCCGGTAATACAGAGTTGGCTTTAGATGCGGGTAAAATCCAAAAAGGTTTATCTTCAAATGCTAAAACGACTTTGAACATGGATGCTGAAACACTACGTAAAGTATTCTTAGAGTTTGATATGGCTGCTGCAATGCAGGCATTCATGACAGGCAAAATCAAAGTACAAGGTGATATGTCTCAGCTCATGGCTTTACAAACCGCTAAGCCGAGCCAAGAGCAAAAAGATTTATTCAAGAAAGTTCTTGAGCAAACTGCTTAA
- a CDS encoding tyrosine-type recombinase/integrase, protein MATRGINKLSALQVKKAKPDPDKMYKLSDGGNLYLRIDQGGSKYWIFNYTRPFLGKRNDLSLGTYPEVSLDDARTIRDEYKKLIKQGIDPAMERIETKSQKQKEAENTFRIVAEAWLYKRELEQKQDEETIRRLKHDVYPYVGDLTFPQLTLEILEIKVFKRIIERGALSVAKRLKSDLNQIFKSARKKKLIQYNPIEDIELPKPQGGNFAAVTEEQDLAPMLNKIWNYSKLYTRCLLTTQVALKISVLTFQRPGEIRKLKKEYFYREERCFKFTASKTKQLHIVPLSDQAFDLIESIIDLHPYSKYIFVGRDGKTFISDNTINSALKRLGYGGEQTAHGFRATARTMLDEILEQRVDFIEHQLAHKVKDNNGTAYNRTKFLNNRREMMQEWANYLESLLEYSELK, encoded by the coding sequence ATGGCAACTCGTGGAATCAATAAGCTTAGTGCTTTACAAGTTAAAAAAGCCAAACCTGACCCTGATAAGATGTATAAGCTGTCAGATGGTGGAAATCTTTATTTGCGTATTGATCAGGGCGGTAGCAAATACTGGATATTCAATTACACACGTCCATTCTTAGGCAAGCGTAACGATTTATCTTTAGGTACTTACCCTGAAGTTTCCTTGGATGATGCCCGTACGATTCGTGATGAATATAAAAAACTCATCAAGCAGGGTATTGATCCAGCAATGGAGCGGATTGAAACCAAGTCTCAGAAACAGAAAGAAGCAGAAAACACCTTTCGTATCGTCGCTGAAGCATGGTTGTATAAACGTGAGCTAGAGCAAAAACAAGATGAAGAGACGATCCGTCGTTTAAAGCACGATGTCTATCCCTACGTTGGTGATTTAACCTTTCCACAGCTTACCTTGGAAATCCTTGAGATTAAGGTTTTTAAGCGCATTATCGAGCGTGGGGCTTTGTCTGTTGCCAAACGGCTTAAATCAGACCTCAACCAGATCTTTAAATCAGCGCGTAAAAAAAAGCTGATCCAGTACAATCCCATTGAAGATATTGAATTACCAAAACCACAGGGTGGAAACTTTGCAGCCGTGACAGAAGAGCAGGACTTGGCTCCGATGCTGAATAAAATCTGGAACTATTCCAAACTCTATACACGTTGCTTGCTAACCACGCAGGTGGCGTTAAAAATCTCTGTGCTGACTTTTCAGCGACCTGGGGAGATACGTAAGCTGAAAAAAGAGTATTTCTATCGTGAGGAGCGTTGCTTTAAATTTACAGCCAGTAAAACCAAGCAACTTCATATTGTGCCATTGTCAGATCAGGCCTTTGACTTGATTGAGTCAATTATTGATCTGCATCCATACAGCAAATACATCTTTGTGGGGCGAGATGGTAAAACCTTTATTTCTGACAATACCATCAACTCAGCTTTAAAACGCTTGGGCTATGGTGGTGAACAGACGGCACATGGCTTTAGGGCAACTGCTCGTACCATGCTAGATGAGATTTTGGAGCAGCGAGTTGACTTTATTGAACATCAGTTAGCCCATAAGGTAAAAGACAATAATGGTACAGCCTACAACCGAACCAAGTTTCTAAACAATCGTCGTGAGATGATGCAGGAGTGGGCTAACTATTTGGAATCATTGCTTGAATATAGTGAACTGAAGTGA
- the greB gene encoding transcription elongation factor GreB: MKSNLITRTGHDLLVAELKRLWHEERPEITKKVNWAASLGDRSENADYQYNKQLLRKIDRRVRYLGKRLEELKIVDYVPEQEGKVYFGAWVEIENEAGERKSLRIVGVDEIYDHHPQHISIESPMARALLSKQVDDEVEVHTPLGKKLWYINSIRYEKPENA; encoded by the coding sequence ATGAAATCGAATTTAATTACGCGTACTGGACATGATCTATTGGTTGCTGAGTTGAAGAGACTTTGGCATGAGGAGCGACCTGAAATTACCAAGAAGGTAAATTGGGCAGCAAGTTTAGGTGATCGTTCTGAAAATGCGGACTACCAATACAATAAACAATTACTGAGAAAAATTGATCGTCGTGTTCGCTATCTAGGAAAACGTTTAGAAGAATTAAAAATTGTAGATTATGTACCTGAGCAAGAGGGCAAGGTCTATTTTGGTGCCTGGGTTGAAATCGAAAATGAGGCTGGAGAGCGAAAAAGCTTGCGTATAGTTGGTGTCGATGAAATTTATGACCACCACCCCCAACATATCTCGATTGAGTCACCTATGGCACGTGCACTACTGAGTAAACAGGTCGATGATGAAGTAGAAGTGCATACACCATTAGGTAAAAAACTGTGGTATATCAACTCAATTCGCTATGAAAAGCCTGAAAATGCATAA